Proteins from one Lonchura striata isolate bLonStr1 chromosome 6, bLonStr1.mat, whole genome shotgun sequence genomic window:
- the EIF2AK4 gene encoding eIF-2-alpha kinase GCN2 isoform X1 — MARASGGRQLPAELAAEPPESYQLRQENELQVLESIYGQDFQDLRQSQAWKVRQPPEINLVLRPQGLTGANEVYAKVDLWVKCPHTYPDTVPEIQLKNSKGLSNEKINELKSRLAELAKQRCGEVMIFELADHVQSFLSEYNKPPSKSFHEEMLKNHQKEQERLAQEELRKAQEVKRREEQEQREILNEIQRREEEKREERKKKEIAKQERLEIAALTNQEDSHRRDTAGHRAASRLNGSCLEHGVNNKHRPNSAGRSKRERQLSVSNNEESPGNHKVLNFSTSGAGQLTVHKGKCLGKDEQLGKSVYNALEIHSGDFVLIYEWVLHWQKKMGRFLTTQEIEKIEKSKKQLQGAETEFNSLVKLSHPNIVHYKCMNLKEQDNSVVVDILVEHISGCSLSTYLHKETPVPVEQLRHYAIQILSALDYLHNNSVVHKVLCASSVLVDAEGNIKVTDYSISKRLADICKADVFEQTKVRFSEDGLPNKPGKKGDVWRLGLLLLSLSQGQVTKEFPVAVPTNLPADFQDFLEKCVCLEDKERWTPQQLLQHSFINIPRIKIPVAEENLDDSAGIDCMETVVPSSQISSASFFTETQRQFSRYYNEFEELKLLGKGAFGAVIKVRNKLDGCYYAVKRIRINPTSKQFRRIKGEVTLLSRLNHENIVRYYNAWIEKQEIPVPSVSTCETTDERRMPPKAGLFIPSAEETNDVETNAPPPCLTSSVEWSTSCERSSSNKFSGADQESSDDDDDGDGVFSHSILPTTDSESEIIFENEDENSKGHSPNEEGNEKDSHGGEDRTPVIQTVHYLYIQMEYCEKSTLRDTIDQGLYEDTSRLWRLFREILDGLAYIHEKGMIHRDLKPVNIFLDSDDHVKIGDFGLATDYPANAVVSKQEENLSDGSAVSDPSGNLTGMVGTALYVSPEVQGSTKSTYNQKVDLFSLGIIFFEMCYHPMNTASERIFVLGQLRLPAIIFPNDFDEVKHAKQRLVITWLLNHDPAARPTAVELLKSEHLPPPQMEESELHEVLHHTLANVDGKAYRTMMSQIFAQRISPAIDYTYDSDMLKGSFSIWAAKIQQHVCDIVSRIFKRHGAIKLHTPLLMPRNKKLYEHNEASYFMDHSGMLVMLPYDLRIPFARFVARNNITNLKRYCIERVFRPRKLDRCHPKELLECAFDIITSTGNSFLPIAETIYAISEIIQEFSVLQERNYSIYLNHTALLKAILLHCGIPEDKLNQVYIILYDAVTEKLTKREVEAKFCNLSLTPASLSRLYKFIEQKGEASNVFPFLNTMIKQKPSVTQLLKHGMKDLEEIIGLLKQLGIKLQISINLGLVYKIQQHNGIIFQFIAYIKRRQRTVPEILAAGGRYDHLIPQFRGPQTVGAVPSAVGVSIAIDKITAAVSSVEDSVSVSSCDLLVVSVGQMSMGRAINIVQKFWTAGIPAEIMYDWSQSQEELQEYCRCSGITYVALVSEKEGSHVKVKSFEKDRQTEKRILESDLVDHLIQKLKMKIGDERCSRETTDSLSIPNQKGSFTNISGVFESHGTLAVPNVSVIAPEKLSASARRRQEIQVQTRLQTFISSLQQKTSEIEILAVDLPKATVIHFLSLELDGDRQAFDATVRQLMSRWPKQRSSYLQSICDEIYSLKMEKRVSALILYSYRDEYKVLF; from the exons GTACGACAACCTCCTGAAATTAATTTAGTTCTGCGTCCTCAGGGATTGACCGGTGCTAATGAAGTATATGCCAAAGTTGACCTGTGGGTCAAGTGTCCACATACTTACCCTGATAC AGTTCCTGAAATACAACTAAAAAATTCAAAAGGCTTgtcaaatgagaaaataaatgaacTAAAATCCAGACTAGCTGAATTAGCAAAACAGCGCTGTGGAGAG gTGATGATATTTGAACTTGCCGACCATGTACAGTCATTTCTCAGTGAGTATAATAAACCACCTTCCAAgtcttttcatgaagaaatgCTAAAAAATCATCAGAAAGAACAGGAACGATTGGCTCAGGAGGAATTGCGTAAGGCACAAGAAGTTAAGAgaagagaggagcaggag CAACGTGAAATCCTTAATGAGATTCAGAgaagggaggaagagaaaagggaagaaagaaaaaagaaagaaattgccAAACAG GAACGTTTGGAAATAGCTGCTCTGACAAATCAAGAAGATTCTCACAGGAGAGATACTGCAGGACATAGAGCTGCTTCACGCTTAAATGGGAGCTGTTTGGAGCATGGAGTGAATAATAAACACCGACCAAATTCAGCTGGACGTTCAAA ACGAGAACGCCAGCTTTCTGTTAGTAATAATGAAGAGTCCCCTGGAAATCACAAAGTTTTGAACTTCAGCACAAGTGGTGCTGGACAGCTTACTGTTCATAAAGGAAAATGTCTAG GCAAAGATGAACAGCTTGGTAAATCTGTCTACAATGCCTTGGAAATTCACAGTGGAGACTTTGTTCTAATATATGAGTGGGTTCTGCACTGGCAAAAAAAGATGGGAAGGTTTCTTACAACTCAAGAAATAGAAAAGATTGAGAAGTCTAAGAAACAG CTTCAGGGAGCAGAAACAGAGTTCAACTCACTGGTGAAGCTAAGTCACCCAAACATAGTACATTACAAATGTATGAACCTCAAAGAACAGGACAACTCAGTTGTGGTGGATATTTTAGTGGAGCACATAAGTGGTTGCAGCCTTTCTACATACTTGCACAAAGAGACTCCAGTTCCAGTTGAGCAGTTGCGCCATTATGCGATCCAAATCTTGTCAGCTCTCGACTACTTGCACAATAACTCAGTAGTGCACAAGGTCCTTTGTGCTTCCAGTGTCCTGGTAGATGCTGAAGGAAACATCAAGGTCACAGACTACAGCATTTCCAAGCGCTTAGCTGACATCTGCAAAGCTGATGTTTTTGAGCAAACCAAGGTTCGTTTTAGTGAGGATGGTCTTCCCaacaaacctggaaaaaaaggagatgtATGGCGTCTGGGCTTGCTGCTGCTTTCGCTCAGCCAGGGCCAAGTAACCAAGGAATTCCCAGTTGCTGTGCCTACCAATTTACCTGCTGACTTTCAAGACTTTCTAGAAAA GTGTGTTTGCTTGGAAGATAAAGAAAGATGGACTCCTCAGCAGTTACTACAACATAGTTTTATAAACATTCCACGAATAAAAATACCTGTAGCTGAAGAAAATCTAGATG ATTCAGCAGGTATAGATTGCATGGAGACAGTTGTACCCAGCAGTCAGATATCCAGTGCTTCATtcttcacagaaacacagagacaATTTTCACGATACTACAATGAATTTGAAGAGCTAAAATTACTTGGTAAAGGGGCTTTTGGAGCAGTCATCAAG GTGAGAAATAAGCTTGATGGTTGCTATTATGCTGTGAAACGTATTCGCATAAACCCTACCAGCAAGCAATTTCGGAGGATTAAGGGGGAAGTGACGTTACTTTCCCGCTTGAACCATGAGAATATTGTGAGGTATTACAATGCTTGGATAGAAAaacaggaaattcctgttcccAGTGTGTCAACATGTGAAACAACTGATGAGAGGAGAATGCCCCCCAAAGCCGGTCTCTTCATCCCTTCTGCTGAGGAGACAAATGATGTGGAAACTAATGCTCCTCCTCCGTGTTTGACAAGTTCAGTGGAGTGGAGTACTTCATGTGAAAGATCCTCCAGCAACAAATTCAGTGGAGCTGATCAGGAGTCCAGTGACGACGACGATGATGGTGATGGCGTGTTCTCGCATTCAATTTT GCCAACCACAGATTCtgaaagtgaaataatttttgaaaatgaagATGAAAATAGTAAAGGTCATTCTCCA AATGAAGAAGGCAATGAAAAGGATAGCCATGGAGGCGAGGACAGGACACCAGTCATTCAGACAGTGCATTATCTGTACATTCAG ATGGAGTATTGTGAAAAGAGCACATTAAGGGACACTATTGATCAAGGATTATATGAAGATACCAGTCGGCTTTGGAGGCTTTTCCGAGAAATTTTGGATGGGTTAGCTTACATCCATGAAAAG GGAATGATCCACAGAGACTTGAAACCTGTGAACATTTTTTTAGATTCAGATGATCATGTGAAAATCGGTGATTTTGGTTTAGCTACAGATTATCCAGCAAATGCG GTGGTCTCtaaacaagaagaaaatctctCAGATGGTTCTGCTGTGTCTGACCCATCAG GTAACTTGACAGGGATGGTTGGCACCGCGCTGTACGTCAGCCCAGAGGTCCAAGGCAGCACTAAATCTACCTACAATCAG aaAGTGGACCTGTTCAGCCTAGGTATAATATTCTTTGAAATGTGTTACCATCCTATGAATACTGCATCAGAAAGGATCTTTGTTCTTGGTCAGCTAAGGCTG cCTGCGATTATATTTCCTAACGATTTTGATGAAGTCAAGCATGCAAAGCAG AGATTGGTTATTACATGGCTCCTGAACCATGATCCTGCAGCACGACCAACAGCTGTGGAGCTGTTAAAAAGTGAACATCTTCCACCACCCCAAATGGAAGAGTCTGAACTGCATGAAGTCCTCCACCATACCTTGGCAAACGTGGATGGCAAGGCCTACCGGACTATGATGAGTCAGATATTTGCACAGCGTATATCTCCAGCAATAGACTATACTTATGACAGTGATATGCTGAAG GGTAGTTTTTCTATTTGGGCAGCCAAGATACAGCAGCATGTATGTGACATTGTCAGCCGGATATTTAAAAGACACG GAGCCATCAAGCTGCATACTCCACTGCTGATGCCCAGAAATAAAAAACTATATGAACATAATGAAGCTTCCTATTTCATGGATCACAGTGGGATGCTGGTAATGCTTCCTTACGACCTCAGA ATTCCTTTTGCAAGATTTGTAGCTAGAAATAACATAACAAACTTGAAAAG ATACTGTATAGAGCGAGTTTTCAGACCTCGGAAGTTAGACCGCTGTCATCCCAAAGAGCTCCTAGAATGTGCATTTGACATCATTACATCTACTGGGAATAGCTTTTTGCCTATAGCAGAAACAATTTATGCGATTTCAGAAATCATTCAAGAGTTTTCAGTGCTACAG GAAAGAAATTACAGTATTTATCTGAACCACACTGCCTTACTGAAAGCTATACTTTTGCACTGTGGGATACCAGAGGACAAACTCAATCAAGTCTACATCATTCTCTATGATGCTGTG ACTGAAAAGCTAACTAAAAGAGAAGTAGAAGCCAAGTTCTGTAATCTTTCTCTCACACCAGCTAGT ctTTCTCGACTCTATAAATTCATTGAGCAGAAGGGAGAAGCAAGTAATGTATTTCCATTTCTAAACACAATGATAAAACAAAAGCCGAGTGTCACTCAGCTGTTGAAGCATGGTATGAAGGATTTAGAGGAAATCATTGGTCTGTTAAAGCAACTGGGAATAAAACTTCAG atcTCTATAAATCTGGGACTAGTTTACAAAATACAGCAGCACAATGGTATTATCTTTCAGTTTATAGCATACAtcaaaagaagacaaagaactGTGCCTGAAATTcttgctgcaggaggcagatacGATCATCTG ATTCCACAGTTTAGAGGACCACAGACAGTAGGAGCAGTTCCTTCAGCTGTTGGAGTCAGCATAGCTATAGATAAAATAACTGCTGCTGTTTCCAGTGTGGAGGATTCT GTTTCTGTCAGCTCATGTGACCTGCTGGTTGTAAGTGTTGGTCAGATGTCAATGGGTAGAGCTATCAACATTGTTCAGAAATTCTGGACTGCAGGAATTCCAGCTGAAATAATGTATGACTGGTCCCAG TCCCAGGAAGAACTACAGGAATACTGCAGATGCTCTGGGATTACATATGTGGCTCTGGTGTCAGAGAAAGAAGGAAGTCATGTGAAG GTGAAATCCTTTGAGAAAGACAGGCAGACGGAGAAAAGGATTTTAGAATCTGACTTAGTAGATCACCTGATCcagaaactgaaaatgaaaattggtGACGAAAGATGTAGTAG agaAACCACAGATAGTCTTTCAATACCAAATCAAAAAGGATCATTTACTAATATTTCAG GTGTGTTTGAATCCCATGGAACTCTTGCAGTGCCTAACGTTAGTGTTATAGCTCCTGAAAAATTATCTGCCAGTGCCAGGCGTCGTCAAGAAATTCAG GTACAAACAAGACTTCAGACATTCATTTCTAGCCTGCAACAGAAAACAAGTGAGATTGAGATTTTAGCA GTTGATCTGCCAAAAGCAACTGTGATACACTTCTTATCATTAGAG cttgATGGAGATAGACAAGCCTTTGATGCTACTGTGAGACAATTGATGTCACGATGGCCCAAGCAGAGATCTTCATATTTACAATCAATTTGTGATGAAATTTACAGTCTCAAAATGGAAAAGAG ggTCTCTGCACTTATCCTGTACAGTTACCGAGATGAATACAAGGTTTTGTTTTAG
- the EIF2AK4 gene encoding eIF-2-alpha kinase GCN2 isoform X2, protein MARASGGRQLPAELAAEPPESYQLRQENELQVLESIYGQDFQDLRQSQAWKVRQPPEINLVLRPQGLTGANEVYAKVDLWVKCPHTYPDTVPEIQLKNSKGLSNEKINELKSRLAELAKQRCGEVMIFELADHVQSFLSEYNKPPSKSFHEEMLKNHQKEQERLAQEELRKAQEVKRREEQEQREILNEIQRREEEKREERKKKEIAKQERLEIAALTNQEDSHRRDTAGHRAASRLNGSCLEHGVNNKHRPNSAGRSKRERQLSVSNNEESPGNHKVLNFSTSGAGQLTVHKGKCLGKDEQLGKSVYNALEIHSGDFVLIYEWVLHWQKKMGRFLTTQEIEKIEKSKKQLQGAETEFNSLVKLSHPNIVHYKCMNLKEQDNSVVVDILVEHISGCSLSTYLHKETPVPVEQLRHYAIQILSALDYLHNNSVVHKVLCASSVLVDAEGNIKVTDYSISKRLADICKADVFEQTKVRFSEDGLPNKPGKKGDVWRLGLLLLSLSQGQVTKEFPVAVPTNLPADFQDFLEKCVCLEDKERWTPQQLLQHSFINIPRIKIPVAEENLDDSAGIDCMETVVPSSQISSASFFTETQRQFSRYYNEFEELKLLGKGAFGAVIKVRNKLDGCYYAVKRIRINPTSKQFRRIKGEVTLLSRLNHENIVRYYNAWIEKQEIPVPSVSTCETTDERRMPPKAGLFIPSAEETNDVETNAPPPCLTSSVEWSTSCERSSSNKFSGADQESSDDDDDGDGVFSHSILPTTDSESEIIFENEDENSKGHSPNEEGNEKDSHGGEDRTPVIQTVHYLYIQMEYCEKSTLRDTIDQGLYEDTSRLWRLFREILDGLAYIHEKGMIHRDLKPVNIFLDSDDHVKIGDFGLATDYPANAVVSKQEENLSDGSAVSDPSGNLTGMVGTALYVSPEVQGSTKSTYNQKVDLFSLGIIFFEMCYHPMNTASERIFVLGQLRLRLVITWLLNHDPAARPTAVELLKSEHLPPPQMEESELHEVLHHTLANVDGKAYRTMMSQIFAQRISPAIDYTYDSDMLKGSFSIWAAKIQQHVCDIVSRIFKRHGAIKLHTPLLMPRNKKLYEHNEASYFMDHSGMLVMLPYDLRIPFARFVARNNITNLKRYCIERVFRPRKLDRCHPKELLECAFDIITSTGNSFLPIAETIYAISEIIQEFSVLQERNYSIYLNHTALLKAILLHCGIPEDKLNQVYIILYDAVTEKLTKREVEAKFCNLSLTPASLSRLYKFIEQKGEASNVFPFLNTMIKQKPSVTQLLKHGMKDLEEIIGLLKQLGIKLQISINLGLVYKIQQHNGIIFQFIAYIKRRQRTVPEILAAGGRYDHLIPQFRGPQTVGAVPSAVGVSIAIDKITAAVSSVEDSVSVSSCDLLVVSVGQMSMGRAINIVQKFWTAGIPAEIMYDWSQSQEELQEYCRCSGITYVALVSEKEGSHVKVKSFEKDRQTEKRILESDLVDHLIQKLKMKIGDERCSRETTDSLSIPNQKGSFTNISGVFESHGTLAVPNVSVIAPEKLSASARRRQEIQVQTRLQTFISSLQQKTSEIEILAVDLPKATVIHFLSLELDGDRQAFDATVRQLMSRWPKQRSSYLQSICDEIYSLKMEKRVSALILYSYRDEYKVLF, encoded by the exons GTACGACAACCTCCTGAAATTAATTTAGTTCTGCGTCCTCAGGGATTGACCGGTGCTAATGAAGTATATGCCAAAGTTGACCTGTGGGTCAAGTGTCCACATACTTACCCTGATAC AGTTCCTGAAATACAACTAAAAAATTCAAAAGGCTTgtcaaatgagaaaataaatgaacTAAAATCCAGACTAGCTGAATTAGCAAAACAGCGCTGTGGAGAG gTGATGATATTTGAACTTGCCGACCATGTACAGTCATTTCTCAGTGAGTATAATAAACCACCTTCCAAgtcttttcatgaagaaatgCTAAAAAATCATCAGAAAGAACAGGAACGATTGGCTCAGGAGGAATTGCGTAAGGCACAAGAAGTTAAGAgaagagaggagcaggag CAACGTGAAATCCTTAATGAGATTCAGAgaagggaggaagagaaaagggaagaaagaaaaaagaaagaaattgccAAACAG GAACGTTTGGAAATAGCTGCTCTGACAAATCAAGAAGATTCTCACAGGAGAGATACTGCAGGACATAGAGCTGCTTCACGCTTAAATGGGAGCTGTTTGGAGCATGGAGTGAATAATAAACACCGACCAAATTCAGCTGGACGTTCAAA ACGAGAACGCCAGCTTTCTGTTAGTAATAATGAAGAGTCCCCTGGAAATCACAAAGTTTTGAACTTCAGCACAAGTGGTGCTGGACAGCTTACTGTTCATAAAGGAAAATGTCTAG GCAAAGATGAACAGCTTGGTAAATCTGTCTACAATGCCTTGGAAATTCACAGTGGAGACTTTGTTCTAATATATGAGTGGGTTCTGCACTGGCAAAAAAAGATGGGAAGGTTTCTTACAACTCAAGAAATAGAAAAGATTGAGAAGTCTAAGAAACAG CTTCAGGGAGCAGAAACAGAGTTCAACTCACTGGTGAAGCTAAGTCACCCAAACATAGTACATTACAAATGTATGAACCTCAAAGAACAGGACAACTCAGTTGTGGTGGATATTTTAGTGGAGCACATAAGTGGTTGCAGCCTTTCTACATACTTGCACAAAGAGACTCCAGTTCCAGTTGAGCAGTTGCGCCATTATGCGATCCAAATCTTGTCAGCTCTCGACTACTTGCACAATAACTCAGTAGTGCACAAGGTCCTTTGTGCTTCCAGTGTCCTGGTAGATGCTGAAGGAAACATCAAGGTCACAGACTACAGCATTTCCAAGCGCTTAGCTGACATCTGCAAAGCTGATGTTTTTGAGCAAACCAAGGTTCGTTTTAGTGAGGATGGTCTTCCCaacaaacctggaaaaaaaggagatgtATGGCGTCTGGGCTTGCTGCTGCTTTCGCTCAGCCAGGGCCAAGTAACCAAGGAATTCCCAGTTGCTGTGCCTACCAATTTACCTGCTGACTTTCAAGACTTTCTAGAAAA GTGTGTTTGCTTGGAAGATAAAGAAAGATGGACTCCTCAGCAGTTACTACAACATAGTTTTATAAACATTCCACGAATAAAAATACCTGTAGCTGAAGAAAATCTAGATG ATTCAGCAGGTATAGATTGCATGGAGACAGTTGTACCCAGCAGTCAGATATCCAGTGCTTCATtcttcacagaaacacagagacaATTTTCACGATACTACAATGAATTTGAAGAGCTAAAATTACTTGGTAAAGGGGCTTTTGGAGCAGTCATCAAG GTGAGAAATAAGCTTGATGGTTGCTATTATGCTGTGAAACGTATTCGCATAAACCCTACCAGCAAGCAATTTCGGAGGATTAAGGGGGAAGTGACGTTACTTTCCCGCTTGAACCATGAGAATATTGTGAGGTATTACAATGCTTGGATAGAAAaacaggaaattcctgttcccAGTGTGTCAACATGTGAAACAACTGATGAGAGGAGAATGCCCCCCAAAGCCGGTCTCTTCATCCCTTCTGCTGAGGAGACAAATGATGTGGAAACTAATGCTCCTCCTCCGTGTTTGACAAGTTCAGTGGAGTGGAGTACTTCATGTGAAAGATCCTCCAGCAACAAATTCAGTGGAGCTGATCAGGAGTCCAGTGACGACGACGATGATGGTGATGGCGTGTTCTCGCATTCAATTTT GCCAACCACAGATTCtgaaagtgaaataatttttgaaaatgaagATGAAAATAGTAAAGGTCATTCTCCA AATGAAGAAGGCAATGAAAAGGATAGCCATGGAGGCGAGGACAGGACACCAGTCATTCAGACAGTGCATTATCTGTACATTCAG ATGGAGTATTGTGAAAAGAGCACATTAAGGGACACTATTGATCAAGGATTATATGAAGATACCAGTCGGCTTTGGAGGCTTTTCCGAGAAATTTTGGATGGGTTAGCTTACATCCATGAAAAG GGAATGATCCACAGAGACTTGAAACCTGTGAACATTTTTTTAGATTCAGATGATCATGTGAAAATCGGTGATTTTGGTTTAGCTACAGATTATCCAGCAAATGCG GTGGTCTCtaaacaagaagaaaatctctCAGATGGTTCTGCTGTGTCTGACCCATCAG GTAACTTGACAGGGATGGTTGGCACCGCGCTGTACGTCAGCCCAGAGGTCCAAGGCAGCACTAAATCTACCTACAATCAG aaAGTGGACCTGTTCAGCCTAGGTATAATATTCTTTGAAATGTGTTACCATCCTATGAATACTGCATCAGAAAGGATCTTTGTTCTTGGTCAGCTAAGGCTG AGATTGGTTATTACATGGCTCCTGAACCATGATCCTGCAGCACGACCAACAGCTGTGGAGCTGTTAAAAAGTGAACATCTTCCACCACCCCAAATGGAAGAGTCTGAACTGCATGAAGTCCTCCACCATACCTTGGCAAACGTGGATGGCAAGGCCTACCGGACTATGATGAGTCAGATATTTGCACAGCGTATATCTCCAGCAATAGACTATACTTATGACAGTGATATGCTGAAG GGTAGTTTTTCTATTTGGGCAGCCAAGATACAGCAGCATGTATGTGACATTGTCAGCCGGATATTTAAAAGACACG GAGCCATCAAGCTGCATACTCCACTGCTGATGCCCAGAAATAAAAAACTATATGAACATAATGAAGCTTCCTATTTCATGGATCACAGTGGGATGCTGGTAATGCTTCCTTACGACCTCAGA ATTCCTTTTGCAAGATTTGTAGCTAGAAATAACATAACAAACTTGAAAAG ATACTGTATAGAGCGAGTTTTCAGACCTCGGAAGTTAGACCGCTGTCATCCCAAAGAGCTCCTAGAATGTGCATTTGACATCATTACATCTACTGGGAATAGCTTTTTGCCTATAGCAGAAACAATTTATGCGATTTCAGAAATCATTCAAGAGTTTTCAGTGCTACAG GAAAGAAATTACAGTATTTATCTGAACCACACTGCCTTACTGAAAGCTATACTTTTGCACTGTGGGATACCAGAGGACAAACTCAATCAAGTCTACATCATTCTCTATGATGCTGTG ACTGAAAAGCTAACTAAAAGAGAAGTAGAAGCCAAGTTCTGTAATCTTTCTCTCACACCAGCTAGT ctTTCTCGACTCTATAAATTCATTGAGCAGAAGGGAGAAGCAAGTAATGTATTTCCATTTCTAAACACAATGATAAAACAAAAGCCGAGTGTCACTCAGCTGTTGAAGCATGGTATGAAGGATTTAGAGGAAATCATTGGTCTGTTAAAGCAACTGGGAATAAAACTTCAG atcTCTATAAATCTGGGACTAGTTTACAAAATACAGCAGCACAATGGTATTATCTTTCAGTTTATAGCATACAtcaaaagaagacaaagaactGTGCCTGAAATTcttgctgcaggaggcagatacGATCATCTG ATTCCACAGTTTAGAGGACCACAGACAGTAGGAGCAGTTCCTTCAGCTGTTGGAGTCAGCATAGCTATAGATAAAATAACTGCTGCTGTTTCCAGTGTGGAGGATTCT GTTTCTGTCAGCTCATGTGACCTGCTGGTTGTAAGTGTTGGTCAGATGTCAATGGGTAGAGCTATCAACATTGTTCAGAAATTCTGGACTGCAGGAATTCCAGCTGAAATAATGTATGACTGGTCCCAG TCCCAGGAAGAACTACAGGAATACTGCAGATGCTCTGGGATTACATATGTGGCTCTGGTGTCAGAGAAAGAAGGAAGTCATGTGAAG GTGAAATCCTTTGAGAAAGACAGGCAGACGGAGAAAAGGATTTTAGAATCTGACTTAGTAGATCACCTGATCcagaaactgaaaatgaaaattggtGACGAAAGATGTAGTAG agaAACCACAGATAGTCTTTCAATACCAAATCAAAAAGGATCATTTACTAATATTTCAG GTGTGTTTGAATCCCATGGAACTCTTGCAGTGCCTAACGTTAGTGTTATAGCTCCTGAAAAATTATCTGCCAGTGCCAGGCGTCGTCAAGAAATTCAG GTACAAACAAGACTTCAGACATTCATTTCTAGCCTGCAACAGAAAACAAGTGAGATTGAGATTTTAGCA GTTGATCTGCCAAAAGCAACTGTGATACACTTCTTATCATTAGAG cttgATGGAGATAGACAAGCCTTTGATGCTACTGTGAGACAATTGATGTCACGATGGCCCAAGCAGAGATCTTCATATTTACAATCAATTTGTGATGAAATTTACAGTCTCAAAATGGAAAAGAG ggTCTCTGCACTTATCCTGTACAGTTACCGAGATGAATACAAGGTTTTGTTTTAG
- the SRP14 gene encoding signal recognition particle 14 kDa protein, translating to MVLLESEQFLTELTRLFQKCRTSGSVFITLKKYDGRTKPVPRKGHVESFEPADNKCLLRATDGKKKISTVVSSKEVNKFQMAYSNLLRANMDGLKKKDKKSKAKKSKATQ from the exons ATGGTGCTGCTGGAGAGCGAGCAG TTCCTGACCGAGCTTACGAGGCTCTTCCAAAAGTGCAGGACTTCCGGGAGCGTTTTCATAACGCTGAAGAAAT ATGATGGTCGAACAAAGCCAGTTCCACGCAAAGGCCATGTAGAAAGTTTTGAACCAGCAGACAATAAGTGTCTCCTGAGAGCAACtgatggaaagaagaaaattagcaCAGTG GTGAGCTCAAAGGAAGTAAATAAATTCCAGATG GCATATTCAAATTTGCTAAGAGCCAACATGGATGGCTTGAAgaagaaagacaagaaaagcaAGGCCAAGAAGAGTAAAGCAACACAGTGA